One Hevea brasiliensis isolate MT/VB/25A 57/8 chromosome 5, ASM3005281v1, whole genome shotgun sequence genomic region harbors:
- the LOC110662641 gene encoding zinc finger protein ZAT5 encodes MDAQQVMASEDLSHTNIIKGKRTKRQRLPSPLGLPVTSSSSSGGDSGAEPLERIDSNMSSATTMTCPVTSIEFAESTGGEEEDMANCLILLAQGSSLHNQTRKLSEPAAMATSTTAVNKESGSWQLYQCKTCNRFFPSFQALGGHRTSHKKPHNKTNNEENRVIEEEEDQLLKNMSTALSLQMPNRALYGSSNIKSNKVHECSICGAEFSSGQALGGHMRRHRAAFATTSTTTTTTRMNMSLVTSSCESQESKKPRNSLELDLNLPAPEDDLQELNFHFGSKEQVLVFSASSLVDCHY; translated from the coding sequence ATGGATGCTCAACAAGTAATGGCTTCTGAAGACCTTTCACATACCAATATCATCAAAGGCAAGCGCACCAAGCGTCAACGCCTGCCCTCTCCTCTCGGGTTACCCGTCACTTCTAGCTCTTCTAGTGGCGGAGATAGCGGTGCAGAACCACTTGAAAGAATTGACAGTAACATGTCTTCTGCAACGACGATGACTTGTCCTGTCACCTCGATTGAATTCGCGGAAAGCACTGGTGGGGAAGAAGAGGACATGGCTAATTGCTTGATTCTTTTAGCTCAAGGTAGCAGCCTCCATAACCAGACTCGAAAATTATCTGAGCCTGCAGCTATGGCTACGAGTACTACTGCTGTTAATAAGGAATCAGGGTCGTGGCAGCTTTACCAGTGCAAGACTTGTAACCGGTTCTTTCCGTCGTTTCAAGCTCTTGGTGGACACAGAACGAGTCACAAGAAGCCCCACAATAAGACTAACAACGAAGAGAATAGAGTGATAGAAGAAGAGGAAGATCAACTGCTTAAAAATATGAGCACAGCCCTTTCATTGCAGATGCCAAATAGAGCTTTATATGGCAGTAGTAATATCAAATCTAACAAGGTTCATGAGTGTTCTATATGCGGGGCAGAATTCTCCTCTGGCCAGGCCTTAGGCGGTCATATGAGGCGGCACAGAGCGGCGTTCGCTACTACTTCAACCACGACAACGACAACGAGAATGAATATGAGCTTGGTTACAAGTAGTTGTGAGTCGCAAGAATCCAAGAAGCCAAGAAATAGTCTAGAGTTAGACCTTAATCTTCCTGCACCAGAAGATGATCTCCAAGAATTGAATTTTCACTTTGGGTCCAAGGAACAAGTTCTTGTCTTCTCGGCTTCTTCTTTGGTTGATTGCCATTACTGA
- the LOC110646712 gene encoding LOW QUALITY PROTEIN: aquaporin TIP1-1 (The sequence of the model RefSeq protein was modified relative to this genomic sequence to represent the inferred CDS: inserted 1 base in 1 codon), which yields MPIRNIAVGHPQEATHPDALRAALAEFISTLIFVFAGEGSGMAFSKLTDNAANTPAGLVAASIAHAFALFVAVSVGANISGGHVNPAVTFGAFVGGNITLLRGILYWIAQLLGSTVACLLLKFSTGGLTTSAFALSSGVGVWNAFVLEIVMTFGLVYTVYATAIDPKKGNLGIIAPIAIGFIVGANILAGGAFDGASMNPAVSFGPALVSWSWDNHWVYWAGPLIGGGLAGLIYEFFFIGHNTHXAAPHHRLLNQRC from the exons ATGCCGATCAGAAACATAGCCGTAGGTCATCCCCAGGAGGCGACTCACCCAGACGCCTTGAGGGCAGCTCTGGCTGAGTTCATCTCCACTCTTATTTTCGTCTTCGCCGGAGAAGGTTCTGGTATGGCCTTTAGCAAGCTCACAGACAACGCTGCAAACACCCCTGCCGGTCTCGTTGCTGCATCCATCGCCCACGCTTTTGCCCTATTCGTTGCTGTTTCCGTTGGCGCCAACATCTCCGGTGGCCATGTCAACCCTGCTGTTACCTTCGGTGCTTTCGTTGGTGGGAACATCACTCTCCTCCGTGGTATCCTCTACTGGATCGCTCAGCTCCTCGGATCCACCGTCGCTTGCTTGCTTCTCAAGTTCAGCACCGGTGGCCTG ACCACCTCAGCTTTCGCTCTTTCTTCTGGTGTTGGTGTATGGAACGCTTTCGTTTTGGAGATCGTGATGACCTTCGGGCTTGTGTACACAGTATACGCCACAGCCATTGATCCAAAGAAGGGCAATTTGGGAATTATTGCACCCATCGCAATTGGTTTCATCGTAGGAGCTAACATTTTGGCGGGAGGGGCTTTCGATGGAGCCTCCATGAACCCAGCAGTGTCGTTTGGACCAGCTTTGGTGAGCTGGAGCTGGGACAATCACTGGGTGTACTGGGCTGGGCCTCTGATCGGTGGTGGGCTTGCCGGGCTCATCTACGAATTCTTCTTCATCGGCCACAACACCC GAGCAGCTCCCCACCACCGACTACTGAACCAGCGCTGCTGA